TAGTTGTTGTATTTTGTTTTAATTAAAAGCGTTAGAATCGCAGCAATGAAAGTGGAGCAGAGGATAGAAGGATGAATCAAGCATTTTTAGAGCATTTAAGTAGTGAGCTAGACAGTATCAAGTCTGAGGGGCTATTTAAAGGCGAACGGGTAATTACTTCGCAGCAGCAGGCTAATATTGAAGTTGCTGGTGGTGAGCACGTTCTTAATTTTTGTGCCAATAACTACCTAGGTTTGGCTAACCATCCCCGCTTAATTGAGGCTGCACAAAAAGGTCTGGATCGTTATGGCTTTGGTGTAGCTTCAGTTCGTTTTATTTGTGGTACCCAGGATATTCATAAAAGCTTAGAAGCTAAATTAAGTGAATTTTTAGGGATGGAAGATACTATCCTTTACTCCTCCTGCTTTGATGCAAATGGTGGTTTATTTGAGACGATTTTAGGCACTGAAGATGCCGTTATTTCTGATGCGTTAAATCATGCCTCGATTATTGATGGGGTTCGCTTGTGTAAAGCAAAACGTTACCGCTATGCCAATAATGATATGGCTGACTTGGAAGCTCAGTTAAAAGCAGTTGATGAAGCAGGAGCTCGGTTTAAGCTAATCGTTACTGATGGTGTATTTTCTATGGATGGGATTATTGCTGATCTTAAATCAGTTTGTGATTTAGCTGACAAATACGATGCCTTGGTAATGGTTGATGATTCTCATGCGGTAGGTTTTGTTGGTGAAAATGGCCGTGGCAGTCATGAGTATGCGGGAGTAATTGATCGTATTGATATTATTACTGGTACTTTAGGGAAGGCGCTAGGTGGTGCTTCTGGTGGTTATACCTCGGGTCGGAAAGAAATAATTGATATTCTTCGCCAACGCTCTCGCCCTTATTTATTTTCTAATTCACTTGCACCTTCAATCGCTACTGCTTCTATTGAAGTGTTGGATATGCTGAAACAAGGTAGTGATCTTCGTGCGCGCCTGTGGGATAACGCTGCTTATTTCCGTGCAGAAATGGAAAAAGCAGGCTTTACTTTGGCTGGTAAAGATCATGCGATTATCCCTGTGATGATTGGTGATGCTGCTTTGGCTGCCCAAATGGCGGATATGATGTTAGAAAAAGGTATCTATGTGATTGGTTTCAGTTATCCTGTGGTACCCAAAGGTCAAGCGCGAATTCGGACTCAAATTAGTGCTGGGCACACCAAACAGCAAATTGATAAAGCAGTTGCAGTTTTTATTGAAGTAGGAAAAGCCCTCAACATTATTTAATTAAGAGGATGGCATGAAAGCATTAGCCAAGCTCAAGCGGGAAGAAGGTATTTGGATGACTGACAGGCCTCAGCCTGAAGTTGGTCATAACGATCTGCTAATTAAAATAAATAAAACAGCGATTTGTGGTACTGATATTCATATTTATAACTGGGATGAATGGTCACAAAAAACCATTCCGGTGCCAATGGTGACAGGCCATGAATATGCAGGGGAAGTTGTTGGTATTGGTGAAGAAGTTGTTGGATTTGAGATTGGTGATCGGGTTTCTGGGGAAGGCCATATTACCTGTGGGCATTGTCGTAACTGCCGGGCTGGGCGCCGCCATTTATGCCGAAACACTGTAGGTGTCGGGGTTAATCGTGATGGCGCTTTTGCAGAGTATTTAGTTATTCCTGCGTTTAATGCTTTCAAGCTGCCAGATGAAATTAGTGATGAATTAGCAGCTATTTTTGATCCGTTTGGTAATGCAGTACATACGGCACTTGCCTTTGACTTGGTGGGAGAGGATGTGCTGATTACTGGTGCAGGCCCTATTGGTATTATGGCTGCAGCTGTTGCTAAGCATGTGGGGGCACGGCACGTAGTAATCACAGATATTAATGATTATCGACTGAGTTTAGCCAAGCAAATGGGGGCTACCCGCACGGTTAATGTAGCTAAAGAACAGCTGGAAGAAGTAATGAAGCAGCTGAAAATGGAAGAGGGCTTTGATGTGGGCCTGGAAATGTCTGGTGTACCTGTTGCCTTTAAGTCCATGCTGAAAAATATGAATCATGGTGGCAAGATCGCTATGCTGGGGATTCCACCAGGGGAAATGGCTATTGATTGGAGTGAGGTCATTTTTAAAGGGCTTGATATTAAAGGTATTTACGGCAGAGAGATGTTTGAAACCTGGTATAAAATGGCCAGTTTAATTCAGTCCGGACTGGATTTGACCCCAATGATTACCCATCGCTTTCATGTTGATGACTTTCAGCAGGGGTTCGATATCATGCGTTCCGGTCAGTCAGGAAAAGTTGTGTTAAATTGGGATTAGAAGTTTATTCATTTAAAAAAAAGGGTTAGTAGTGCAAAGCTGCTAACCCTTTTTTGTTTTCTGAGACTCTTTGGTTTTCTTGGCAAATAAAACAAACTGGCTAACAGGGTATTTTTAAATGCAGCAACTAATCTATCGCTGGCTAATTTTTCTTGGTATTTCCCATGTGTTGTTAGGTCTTTTATTTGCTGTATTGGCAAATACTCAGCTGTTTGCTGCTTACACTCAATATTTATTTAAGCAGTTTGATGCTACTCAAGCTGCTAATCAAGTTGATCTACTTGGCACTATGTTGCAATTATTTGGGGTCACTGTTGCCAGCTGGGGAGTGTTATTTACAGTAGCAGTGCATCAATATTGGTGTGACGGAGGTTCTCTACTCAAAAAAGCAATTTGTATAGCGGTCGTTGTTTGGCTTGTGCTTGATACTTGCATTTCTCTTTACTGGGGCATAGAAGTTCATGCTTATTTAAATATGCCCGTAGGATTGGCTATGTTGCTACCTATGTTATTGCTAAAACCAAGACAAGCAGTGAACTACCGTATTGTTCTTCCTGAGCAATATAAGCTAAATGACAAAAAGAAATTTTTAATCACAGGTGGTACTGGTTTTATTGGCAAGCCGTTGGTGCAAACACTGATTGATCAAGGGCATGAAGTAATAGTGTTAACTAGAAATATTGCATCGGGAGCCAAAGGTATTCAAGGTAAAGTAACTTATATTACTGCGCTGGACTATGTGTCTGATAAAGATCAAATAGACGTTATTATTAATTTAGCTGGCGAGCCGCTTGCAGGTAGTCGTTGGAATAAAAAGAAGAAAGCCGGTTTTTTATCTAGCCGATTAAATACAACTAGTGAATTGCTTGCGTTAGTGCAGAGGCTTGAGCAAAAACCTCAGTCGCTGATCAGTGGCTCGGCAATTGGTTTCTATGGCCCTCATGCGGATGAAGAGTTAGATGAGCAGGCAGGTTGTGTTGATGGCTTTTCACACCAGCTATGTCATCAGTGGGAGCAAGCTGCGCTCAAGTTTGAAGAGCATGGCTTAAGAGTGTGTCTATTAAGAATGGGGGTTGTGCTGGGAAAAAATGGTGGCCCCTTGGTGCAGTTACAGATTCCATTTAAGTTAAAGGTAGCAACCCAATTAGGAGAAGGTAAGCAATGGATGTCTTGGGTACATTTGGATGATGTAATTGCCATGATGTGCTATTTGGTTGCTCAGCATGATATCGAAGGAGCAGTAAATATCACTGCGCCCCAGCCAGTCACTAATGAGCAATTTGCAGAAAGTTTAGGTAGAGTTGAGAAAACTTGGTTTAAATTTAGGATGCCGGCAGCTTGGTTAAAAGTGTTGGTTGGTGAGATGGCAACAGAAGTACTGTTAACAGGACAAAGAGTTGTGCCTTCAAAAATAGTTAAAAATGGATATCAATTTAAATATCCAGAGCTTCATTCCTGTTTGAAGTCGCTTAGTTAAAAAATAATTGATAGGACTAACTTGCATCATATTGGCTTTTCATTAAGCTGCCCAATTATTTTATTTGAACTGAACATTATGGATGCTTTATTAAAGCTGTTGGCTGATGGCCAATTTCACTCTGGTGATGCCCTTGGGAAGTCTTTGGGGGTTAGTCGTGCTGCAGTTTGGAAACAGTTAAAAAAGTTGCAAGAGTGGGGGTTAGAGCTTCAATCAGTAAAAGGTAAAGGCTATCGCCTCGGGGCAGGTGTTAGTTTGTTGAGTCAAGCAAAGTTGGAGCAGCTACCGCAAATTCTTAGTGGGGAATATCAATTAAGGTTACTAGCTACTTCTACCTCTACTAATGACGATGTTCAGCAGTTCCTTAAGCAGAGTCCAGGTAAAAAGCTTATTTGTATGGCTGAGTATCAAGCTAGTGGGCGTGGTAGGCAAGGTAAACAGTGGGTGAGTCCGTTTGCAAGCAACTTATATATGACCCTCAGTTGGCCGGTTAGCAAAGGAGTACACACGCTAGAAGGGCTGAGCTTGGTTGTAGGCTTGGCATTAGCGAAAGGGTTATCTCAACTAGGCATCAATGACTTAAAAGTAAAATGGCCTAATGACCTTTATTGGCGGCGCCAAAAATTAGCTGGGATATTAATAGAGATAGTGGGTGATTTATATGGTAGCTGCACTGTCATTATTGGTGTTGGCTTAAATGTAATGATGCCTTCTGATTGGCGAAGCAAAGTGAGTCAGCAGTTTGTTGATCTAGCATCAATTAAACAAGATCGAGTAGATCGAAACGAAGTCGCTTTAAATGTGTTGAAAAACATATTCTCCTTCCTTGATAGATTTACAGAAACTGGGTTCTCAGCATTTAAAGAAGACTGGGCAGAATACGATGCATGTTTAAACCAGCCTGTAAAAGTGATTGCAGGTGAAAGTGAGCTGTTTGGAGTTGCTAGAGGGGTAGAAGACAGCGGAGCCCTTATCGTCGAAATGGAAGATGGGCAGCGGCAAACGTTTAGTGGTGGTGAGGTTAGCCTGAGACCCTTATGAATCGTCTAGAAGTAGATGTAGGAAATACTCGAATTAAGTGGCGCTATGCAGAAAGTAGCTGCTATGTAGCTAAGGGGGTGCTTGACTTAAATGAGGCGTCAGGACTTGCTAAAAAACTAAGAATACAAGGTATCATGCCGCAGCAAGTTTTTGTTGCAAATGTTGCTGGTGAAGAAGTTGGGTTGCAGCTTAAGCAAAGTTGTCAAAGTGGCTGGGAGGTAGAGCCTTATTTTGTTAAAACCCAAAAAAATGCTTATGGCATTGAAGTGGCCTATGCTGATGTGACAAAGCTGGGAGTAGACCGCTGGCTGGCTATGCTGGGTTGTCATCATTTATACCCTAATTGCAGTAAGGTAGTTGTGAGCTTGGGGTCGGCAATAACGATTGATGTTATTGATATGAATGGTATGCATGAAGGTGGTTATATAGTGCCAGGTTTTCGGCTGATGAGAGAAAGCCTTCGTGTGAACACTGCTCAGGTGCAAGTTGATAGTACTAATTTGCGGCGAGTTGATTTAGGTAAAAATACGGCTGAAGCTGTAGAACATGGCATGTTAAAAATGGTCATAGCTTTTATTGAATCAGTGGTTGCTCCGTTAAAGCTACAAAATAGCGAAGCTATTGTGGTGATAGCCGGGGGTGATGCAGCTGCTATCGCTTCTTCTTTAACAGTCGACTATCTGCATGAGCCTGAGCTGGTACTCGATGGGTTGGCATTGATCGCACAATAATATGCGTTGGATATTTATTTGCTTGGTAATAACAAACTTGATTGTGGCGGGTTACTACTGGCATCAAGGCAATCAAACAGCACCAGTTAAAGGTGCAAGCTTGTCTGTTAAAACTAGCAGTAAGGTTGCCTCTCTTACCTTGCTTGCTGAATCTGAATTAAAGCCTCGTAAGCTTTCGTCAAATAGCAAGAGCAATAAAAGTACGACTGGTGTTAATACGGCAACTGGAAACTCAATAACTAATAAAGAAGAGTTTTGCGCTAGCATTGGCCCAATTGCTGAAGCAAAAATACTAAAGCAAATTGAGCAGCGCTTTTTGGCTATAGGAATTAAGCCTGCCCGAAAAAATGTTCAGGTAAATACGGAGCCTGATTATTGGGTGTATATTAAACCACTGATTTCCCGTCGAACAGCATTAAGAAAGCTAAAAGAGTTAAAGGCGCAAGGGCGCGATAGCTTTATTATTACTGATGGCGAATTAAAGAATGGGCTATCCTTAGGCTTGTTTACTAAGCAAAGCTCTGCACTTAACTTACAAAATGAAATGAAATCTGCGGGTTATGATGTAGCTGTCAAAGTTGTTGAGCGGTTTAAAAACGAAACATGGTTGAACTTTTCGCCATCAGAATTAGAGCTAATTGCTGATCAGGTTTGGGTCGGACTGGCTAATAATTACCGATTTATAGAAAAAAGAAGAATTCGTTGTAAAGACGTTGCATCTTATTAAGTCTTCCCGTAGAATTGCGCCCGCGTTTAACGGAGAGTTTTTGCCGGTATAGCTCAGTTGGTAGAGCAACTGACTTGTAATCAGTAGGTCCTGGGTTCGACTCCTAGTGCCGGCACCAAAATAAGCTTGACAAAGCAAATTCTCTAAATATTATAAGCGTCTCCTTGGTGGGGTTCCCGAGCGGCCAAAGGGATCAGACTGTAAATCTGACGCGTAAGCTTCGCTGGTTCGAATCCAGCCCCCACCACCAAATTCAAGCGGGTGTCGTATAATGGCTATTACCTCAGCCTTCCAAGCTGATGATGCGGGTTCGATTCCCGCCACCCGCTCCAAATAAAGTAATACAGTATTTATTAAAGCTCATATAGCTCAGTCGGTAGAGCACTTCCTTGGTAAGGAAGAGGTCACCGGTTCAAATCCGGTTATGAGCTCCAGAGTTGGCAGGTGATAAGTGGTTCATCTGCTTTTTTGTGTAGAGTGGCGAATCTCTTAATGGGAGTTGGTCTCGATGGCTAAAGAAAAGTTTGAACGTACCAAGCCGCATGTTAACGTGGGTACTATCGGCCACGTTGACCACGGTAAAACTACATTAACTGCAGCATTAACTCGGGTTTGTGCTGAGGCGTTTGGTGGTGAAGTAAAAGCATTCGATCAAATCGATAATGCACCAGAAGAGCGCGAGCGTGGTATTACTATCTCAACTGCACACGTTGAGTATGATTCTCCAACTCGTCACTATGCACACGTTGACTGTCCAGGACACGCTGACTATGTGAAAAACATGATCACTGGTGCGGCTCAGATGGACGGCGCTATCTTAGTTTGTTCTGCAGCTGACGGCCCCATGCCTCAGACTCGTGAGCACATCTTATTGTCTCGTCAGGTCGGTGTACCTTACATCGTTGTTTTCTTAAACAAAGCTGACATGGTAGACGACGAAGAGTTGCTTGAGCTGGTAGAAATGGAAGTGCGTGAGCTGTTAAGCCAGTATGACTTCCCAGGCGACGACACCCCAATCATCACCGGATCTGCGCTAATGGCACTAGAAGGTAAAGATGATAATGGTATGGGCTCTTCTGCGGTTAAGAAGTTGGTTGAGACTTTAGACGAGTACATTCCAGAGCCAGAGCGTGCTATTGATCAGCCATTCTTGATGCCTATCGAAGACGTATTCTCTATTTCAGGTCGCGGTACAGTCGTAACCGGTCGTGTAGAGCGTGGCATTGTTAAGGTTGGTGAAGAAATAGAAATCATTGGTATCCGTGACACTCAAAAGACTACCTGTACTGGTGTTGAGATGTTCCGTAAGCTGCTTGACGAAGGTCGTGCAGGTGAGAACGTTGGTGTGTTGTTACGTGGTACTAAGCGTGATGATGTAGAGCGTGGCCAAGTATTGGCTGTTCCTGGCTCTATCACTCCACACACTAAGTTTGAGTCAGAAGTATACGTATTAAGTAAAGATGAAGGTGGTCGTCATACACCATTCTTCAAAGGCTATCGCCCACAGTTCTACTTCCGTACTACGGATGTGACAGGTGCTGTTGAGTTACCAGAAGGCGTTGAAATGGTAATGCCTGGCGATAACATTCAAATGAAAGTTGAGCTGATTGCACCAATTGCTATGGAAGAAGGCTTACGCTTCGCTATCCGTGAAGGTGGTCGTACTGTAGGTGCTGGTGTAGTAGCAAAAATTATTGAGTAAAGTTGGAATATGGTGCTAGTTTTTAGCTAGCACCATGGTTACAGGCCAGTAGTTCAATTGGTAGAGCACCGGTCTCCAAAACCGGGGGTTGGGGGTTCGATTCCCTCCTGGCCTGCCATCTCTTAGAGCACCTGATCATGAATGCAAAGATTGAAGTTGAAAACCAAGGCCGTCTAGATGGTCTAAAGTGGTTTGTGGTATTTGCTGTTGTAGCTGCGGGAGCCTACGGTAATTACTTTTATCAAAGCGAATCTTTGCTTTATCGTGTAATAGCCCTCCTTGTCCTAGGTTTAGCAGCAGGCTACGTTGCTTTAACTACGGTTAAAGGCCAAAAATTCTGGACTTTAGTTAAAGATGCTAAAGTTGAAGTACGGAAAGTTGTTTGGCCGACTAAGCAAGAAACCGTTCAAACTACCATAATTGTTGTAGCTGTAGTGATCTTGATGGGATTTGTTTTGTGGCTAATTGATTGGGCATTGAATTCAATTGTTAATGGTTTGATTGGGTAACCGCTCATGGCTAAGCGTTGGTATGTTGTGCATGCATATTCAGGATATGAAAAGCAAGTTATGCGTTCTATTAAAGAACGCATTGAGTTGCACGACATGCAAGACTTATTTGGTGAGGTTTTAGTACCTACTGAAGAAGTAGTAGAGATTAAAAGTGGCCAGAAGCGTAAAAGTGAACGTAAGTTCTTTCCAGGCTATGTATTAGTACAGATGGAAATGAACGACGACAGTTGGCACCTAATTAAAGATACCCCAAGAGTAATGGGCTTTATTGGCGGAACTGCTGATCGTCCTGCGCCTATTACTGAGCGTGAGGCTCAAGCTATCTTAAAGCGTGTTGAAGATGGTTCAGATAAGCCGAAACCGAAAACTCTGTTTGAACCAGGTGAGGTTGTTCGGGTTATCGATGGACCATTTGCAGATTTTAATGGCGTAGTTGAAGAAGTTAACTACGAGAAAAACAGGTTACAAGTTGCCGTATTAATATTTGGTCGTTCAACACCAGTTGAACTAGAATTTGTCCAAGTAGAAAAAGGCTAATAGATTTCTTTTAGACCTGCACTGCATACGCAGTGTGGGTCTTTATTGTCTGTCAAAATGATGACTTTCAACAAAGGGGAGCTGAGTTACTAGAAGGCCTTTCATAATAAGCCTAGTCCTAAGTAACAAAGCGCTTAACCCATAGTCGAGGTGAACAATGGCTAAAAAAGTAGAAGCCTATATCAAGCTGCAAGTGGCAGCTGGTCAAGCTAACCCAAGCCCTCCTGTTGGTCCTGCATTGGGTCAGCATGGCGTTAACATTATGGAGTTCTGTAAAGCGTTTAACGCCAAAACTCAAAGCATGGAACAGGGTATGCCTATTCCAGTTGTGATTACTGTATACAGTGACCGCAGCTTTACTTTTGAGACTAAAACCCCACCTGCATCTGTGTTATTGAAAAAAGCAGCCAAGCTGAAAAAAGGCAGTGGCCGTCCTAACACTGAAAAAGTAGGTACTGTGACTCGTGAGCAACTAGAAGAGATCGCTAAGACTAAAGAGCCTGACTTAACGGCAGCCGATCTTGATGCAGCGGTTCGAACTATCGCTGGTAGTGCTCGCAGCATGGGCTTAAATGTGGAGGGTGTGTAATGGCCAAGTTATCTAAGCGCGCAAAAGCCATTGCTGAGAAAATTGATCGCACAAAAGCGTATCCAATTCAAGAAGCTGCACAGCTATTAGCTGAAATCTCTGCTGTCAAGTTTACTGAGTCTTTTGATGTTGCAGTTAACTTGGGCGTTGATCCTCGTAAATCTGACCAAGTTGTTCGTGGCTCTACTGTATTGCCTAACGGTACTGGTAAAGATGTGCGTGTTGCAGTTTTTACCCAAGGCCCAAATGCTGATGCAGCTAAAGAAGCTGGTGCTGATATCATTGGTATGGACGATTTGGCAGCTGAAGTAAAAGGCGGCAACTTAAACTTTGACGTTGTTATTGCTTCTCCTGATGCAATGCGTGTTGTTGGTCAGTTAGGTCAAATTCTAGGCCCACGCGGTCTGATGCCAAACCCTAAAGTGGGCACTGTAACACCTAACGTAGCTGAAGCGGTAAAAAATGCTAAGGCTGGTCAGGTAAGATACCGTACAGATAAAAACGGTATTATCCACTGTGGCGTTGGTAAAGTAGGTTTTGCTGCTGATGCAGTTAAACAGAATATTGAAGCGTTGCTGGCTGACTTGAAAAAAGCTAAGCCAGCTTCTGCCAAAGGCGTCTACATGAAAAAGGTTACCTTATCTACAACGATGGGGCCTGGCTTGACGGTTGATATTTCAAGCCTAGACGTTTAACAGACTTTGGGGTTCTTGCTTATCTTAAATAGTAATTAATGTTTAAGGTAAGACAGGAGCCGTCAAAGACCGTAGGTGTTGTTTTTTAGTGATAAAAAATAGCTTAATTTTCCTACGCAGACGGTGTAGCTTCATTATCCAATGAGCCCTTCACCGTATTCTTAAGTAAAAGGCAGTTGTTTTATACAAATGCTTTTTACCAAAACAGAAATTCCTTTTTTTAGGAGTAAAGCCAATGGCATTAAAACTCGAAGACAAGAAGGCGATTGTCGCTGAGGTCAACGAGGCTGCCAAAAGCGCTTTATCAGCAGTAATCGCTGATTACCGTGGTTTAACGGTTGATCAGATGACTGCTCTCCGCAAGCAAGCTCGTGAAGGCAGCGTTTATTTAAAGGTTGTTCGTAACACACTTGCTCGCCGCGCAGTTGAAGGCACTGATTATGAGTGTCTACAAGAAGCGTTAACTGGTCCAACAGTAATTGCTTTCTCTAACGAAGATCCAGGTGCAGCTGCACGTGTAATTCAAGACTTCGCTAAAGAAAACAAAGAACTGGAAGTAAAAGCATTGTCAATTGGTGGTCAATTACTTGGCCCAGAGCAAATTGATGTGCTGGCGAAGATGCCTACTTTGGATCAGGCTCGCGCAATGCTGATGAGTGTAATGATTGCACCAGTAACCAAGCTGGCACGTACTCTAAACGAGTTCCCAGCGAAAATTACCCGTGCAGTGGCAGCGGTTCGCGACCAGAAGAAAGAAGCAGCTTAATTTTATTAATTAGCTGTTTTTTACAAGTTTGGTTTTACCTACAGAATTTTAGGAGATTAGAGTAATGGCTCTGTCTAAAGAAGATATCTTAAATGCAATTGCTGAAATGAGCGTAATGGAAGTTGTTGAGCTTGTTGAAGCAATGGAAGACAAATTCGGTGTTTCTGCTGCTGCTGCAGTTGCTGCTGCTCCTGTTGCTGCTGGTGACGCTCCAGCTGCTGAAGAGCAAACTGAATTTGACGTAATCTTAGCTAGCGCTGGTGACAAGAAAGTGAACGTAATCAAAGCGGTTCGCGGTATCACTGGTCTTGGCTTAAAAGAAGCTAAAGCTTTAGTTGACGGTGCGCCTGCTCCTGTTAAAGAAGGTGCTACTAAAGAAGAAGCTGAAGACGCTAAAAAGCAGCTGGAAGAAGCTGGTGCAACTGTGGAAGTTAAGTAATTCCACTGACTGCATAAATTCTTTTCCAATTTGGCTGGTACCTCGTGGTGCCGGCCTTTTGCTGTTGTAAAGTCAGTAATATACAGCTGATGTTGCACAATTACAGCATACAGATGCTGCTTAAAAGGACAATACTTTAGTTCTTATTTTCACTGCGCGCTTATTTACGACATGCGTAAAAGCGCTGGTTAGCAGGTGACCAAGCTGGGGAACGCTAATGGCTTACTCATATACTGAGAAAAAACGTATCCGTAAGGATTTCGGCAAACTGCCGCATGTTATGGATATTCCTTATCTCCTGGCAATTCAGCTTGATTCTTACCGCAAGTTTTTACAGGCAGGAGTCAGCTCGAATCAACGTAATGACTTTGGTTTGCATGCCGCTTTTAAATCCGTTTTTCCAATCGTAAGTTACTCAGGTAGTGCGGCTCTTGAGTACGTAGGCTACAAACTGGGTGAACCAGCTTTTGATGTTAAAGAGTGTCAACTCCGCGGCGTCACTTATGCTGTTCCACTTCGGGTTAAAGTCCGCCTGATTATTTACGACAAGGATTCAGCAAACAAAGCAATCAAAGACATCAAAGAGCAAGAAGTTTATATGGGAGAGATCCCATTAATGACCGAAAACGGTACCTTTGTTATTAATGGTACTGAGCGGGTGATAGTTTCCCAGTTGCATCGTTCTCCTGGGGTGTTCTTTGATCATGACCGTGGAAAAACTCACTCTTCAGGCAAGTTGCTTTATTCTGCCCGAATTATTCCTTATCGCGGCTCTTGGCTGGATTACGAGTTTGATCCAAAAGACTTGCTATATGTGCGTATCGACCGTCGTCGTAAGTTGCCAGCATCAATATTGCTTAGAGCGTTAGGCTATTCATCTGAGCAAATTCTCGATATGTTCTTTGATACCAATAAGTTTCACGTCAGTGATGATGGGGTGTCAATGGAACTGGTGCCTGAACGCTTGCGTGGTGAAGCGGCTAGCTTTGATATTAAAGATATAGATGGCAGTGTTATTGTTGAGCAAGGTCGTCGGATTACTGCACGTCATATACGGCAGATGCAGAAGTCTAATTTGAAGACACTTGATGCACCAACGGAATACTTATTAGGTAAGGTTACTGCCACTGATATTATCGATTCAGCAACAGGTGAAGTGTTATTTAACTGTAACTCTGAAATCACCCTGGAAATGCTGGAAAAATTAATTACTAAAGGCATTAAAACAATCGAGACGCTTTATATTAATGATCTCGACTGTGGGCCTTATATTTCAGATACCGTAAAAGCTGATAATACGACAAGTCAGCTTGAAGCTTTAGTTGAAATCTATCGAATGATGCGTCCAGGTGAGCCTCCAACCAAAGAGGCGGCAGAAGCATTATTTGAAAACCTGTTTTTCTCTCCAGAGCGTTACGACTTATCTGGCGTAGGCCGGATGAAGTTTAATCGTCGGTTAGGTCGAAAAGATGACCAAGGCCAGGGTGTGCTTGATAACAGTGACATCATTGATGTTATGAAGACCCTGGTAGACATCCGTAATGGTAAAGGTCAAGTGGATGATATTGATCACTTGGGTAATCGCCGGATTCGTAGCGTTGGTGAAATGGCTGAGAACCAATTCCGTGTTGGCCTGGTTCGAGTTGAGCGTGCAGTAAAAGAGCGCTTAAGTATGGCAGAGTCTGAAGGTCTTATGCCTCAGGATTTAATTAATGCCAAGCCAGTAGCAGCAGCAATTAAAGAGTTCTTTGGCTCTAGCCAGCTATCTCAGTTTATGGACCAGAATAACCCGCTCTCTGAGGTTACTCACAAGCGTCGGGTATCTGCGTTAGGCCCAGGTGGTTTGACTCGTGAGCGTGCTGGTTTTGAGGTGCGTGACGTACACCCAACTCATTATGGTCGGGTATGTCCTATCGAAA
The window above is part of the Spartinivicinus poritis genome. Proteins encoded here:
- the rplL gene encoding 50S ribosomal protein L7/L12, whose protein sequence is MALSKEDILNAIAEMSVMEVVELVEAMEDKFGVSAAAAVAAAPVAAGDAPAAEEQTEFDVILASAGDKKVNVIKAVRGITGLGLKEAKALVDGAPAPVKEGATKEEAEDAKKQLEEAGATVEVK
- the rplK gene encoding 50S ribosomal protein L11 encodes the protein MAKKVEAYIKLQVAAGQANPSPPVGPALGQHGVNIMEFCKAFNAKTQSMEQGMPIPVVITVYSDRSFTFETKTPPASVLLKKAAKLKKGSGRPNTEKVGTVTREQLEEIAKTKEPDLTAADLDAAVRTIAGSARSMGLNVEGV
- the secE gene encoding preprotein translocase subunit SecE → MNAKIEVENQGRLDGLKWFVVFAVVAAGAYGNYFYQSESLLYRVIALLVLGLAAGYVALTTVKGQKFWTLVKDAKVEVRKVVWPTKQETVQTTIIVVAVVILMGFVLWLIDWALNSIVNGLIG
- the rplJ gene encoding 50S ribosomal protein L10, whose amino-acid sequence is MALKLEDKKAIVAEVNEAAKSALSAVIADYRGLTVDQMTALRKQAREGSVYLKVVRNTLARRAVEGTDYECLQEALTGPTVIAFSNEDPGAAARVIQDFAKENKELEVKALSIGGQLLGPEQIDVLAKMPTLDQARAMLMSVMIAPVTKLARTLNEFPAKITRAVAAVRDQKKEAA
- the nusG gene encoding transcription termination/antitermination protein NusG, yielding MAKRWYVVHAYSGYEKQVMRSIKERIELHDMQDLFGEVLVPTEEVVEIKSGQKRKSERKFFPGYVLVQMEMNDDSWHLIKDTPRVMGFIGGTADRPAPITEREAQAILKRVEDGSDKPKPKTLFEPGEVVRVIDGPFADFNGVVEEVNYEKNRLQVAVLIFGRSTPVELEFVQVEKG
- the rplA gene encoding 50S ribosomal protein L1, which encodes MAKLSKRAKAIAEKIDRTKAYPIQEAAQLLAEISAVKFTESFDVAVNLGVDPRKSDQVVRGSTVLPNGTGKDVRVAVFTQGPNADAAKEAGADIIGMDDLAAEVKGGNLNFDVVIASPDAMRVVGQLGQILGPRGLMPNPKVGTVTPNVAEAVKNAKAGQVRYRTDKNGIIHCGVGKVGFAADAVKQNIEALLADLKKAKPASAKGVYMKKVTLSTTMGPGLTVDISSLDV